The Camelus bactrianus isolate YW-2024 breed Bactrian camel chromosome 12, ASM4877302v1, whole genome shotgun sequence genome includes a window with the following:
- the MCHR1 gene encoding melanin-concentrating hormone receptor 1, whose translation MSVGAGEGGRGERWGSEAWRLQGPRKTPLRTAGLGLGLRDSAAGGGCRSLRGRAGAQATRTGTMDLEASLLPAGPNASNTSDGPDNLTSAGPPPRTGSISYINIIMPSVFGTICLLGIIGNSTVIFAVVKKSKLHWFSNVPDIFIINLSVVDLLFLLGMPFMIHQLMGNGVWHFGETMCTLITAMDANSQFTSTYILTAMAIDRYLATVHPISSTKFRKPSVATLVICLLWALSFISITPVWLYARLIPFPGGTVGCGIRLPNPDTDLYWFTLYQFFLAFALPFVVITAAYVRILQRMTSSVAPASQRSIRLRTKRVTRTAIAICLVFFVCWAPYYVLQLTQLSISRPTLTFVYLYNAAISLGYANSCLNPFVYIVLCETFRKRLVLSVKPVAQGQVRAVSNAHTADEERTESKGA comes from the exons gccggggaaggagggaggggagagcggTGGGGCTCCGAGGCGTGGAGGCTGCAGGGGCCGAGGAAGACCCCCTTGCGGACTGCGGGGCTCGGGCTCGGGCTGCGGGACAGCGCGGCGGGCGGAGGCTGCCGCAGcctgcgggggcgggcgggcgcgcAGGCGACGCGCACCGGCACGATGGACCTGGAAGCCTCGCTGCTGCCCGCCGGCCCCAACGCCAGCAACACCTCGGATGGCCCGGATAACCTCACCTCGGCCG GGCCGCCTCCACGCACAGGGAGCATCTCCTACATCAACATCATCATGCCTTCTGTGTTCGGTACCATCTGCCTCCTGGGCATCATTGGGAACTCCACGGTCATCTTTGCAGTGGTGAAGAAATCCAAGCTGCACTGGTTCAGCAACGTCCCCGACATATTCATCATCAACCTCTCGGTGGTGGACCTCCTCTTTCTCCTGGGCATGCCCTTCATGATCCACCAGCTCATGGGCAATGGTGTCTGGCACTTTGGAGAGACCATGTGCACCCTCATCACGGCCATGGATGCCAACAGTCAGTTCACCAGCACCTACATCCTGACTGCCATGGCCATTGACCGCTACCTGGCCACGGTCCACCCCATCTCCTCCACCAAGTTCCGGAAGCCCTCTGTGGCCACCCTGGTGATCTGCCTCCTGTGGGCCCTCTCCTTCATCAGCATCACCCCCGTGTGGCTCTACGCCAGGCTCATCCCCTTCCCAGGGGGCACAGTGGGCTGCGGCATCCGCCTGCCCAACCCAGACACTGACCTGTACTGGTTCACCCTGTACCAGTTTTTCCTGGCCTTTGCCCTGCCCTTTGTGGTCATCACGGCTGCATACGTGAGGATCCTGCAGCGCATGACATCCTCGGTCGCTCCCGCCTCTCAACGCAGCATCCGGCTGCGGACAAAGAGGGTGACCCGCACGGCCATCGCTATCTGCCTGGTCTTCTTTGTGTGCTGGGCACCCTACTACGTGCTCCAGCTGACCCAGCTGTCCATCAGCCGCCCGACGCTCACCTTTGTCTACCTGTATAATGCAGCCATCAGCTTGGGCTACGCCAACAGCTGCCTCAACCCCTTTGTGTACATCGTGCTCTGTGAGACGTTCCGAAAACGCTTGGTTCTGTCAGTGAAGCCTGTGGCCCAGGGGCAGGTCCGAGCCGTCAGCAATGCCCACACGGCTGATGAGGAGAGGACAGAAAGCAAGGGTGCCTGA